Proteins encoded together in one Lathyrus oleraceus cultivar Zhongwan6 chromosome 5, CAAS_Psat_ZW6_1.0, whole genome shotgun sequence window:
- the LOC127086310 gene encoding phytosulfokine receptor 2 has product MVLPRCFWLRLFQFCVLSSLLCLSLSLDTRTQSCDPGDLSALKEFAGNLTNGSIVKLWSNDSVCCKWIGVVCGGDDNGESVTRVTKLILSEMSLNGTISPSLAKLEYLTVLNLSFNHLEGKLPQELSKLKKLKFLDLSYNMLLGPVAESLSGLSSIEVLNISSNSFSGNFLLFHSVEFTHLLALNVSNNSFTGKFSSQICNSSKAFHTLDLSLNHFDGDLEGLNNCTLSLKRLHLDSNSFSGHLPDSLYSMLALEQLSLSANNFSGKLSNKLSKLTSLKSLVVSVNRFSGEIPNVFENLLQLEQLVAHANSFSGPLPSTLALCSKLIVLDLKNNSLSGSIDLNFTGLTSIRSLDLASNHLTGPLPSSLSFCRELKVLSLARNGLNGSIPESYAELSSLLFVSFSNNSLENLSGALSVLQKCKNLTTLILTKNFHGEEIPQSVPTAGFQSLMVLALGNCGLKNHIPSWLLKCRKLAVLDLSWNSLNGSIPSWIGEMDGLFYLDFSNNSLSGEIPKSLTEMKGLLCSNCGRPNLASNAFIPLFVKRNTSASGLQYNQASSFPPSILLSNNMLSGSIWPEIGNLKALHVLDFSRNNISGSIPSTISEMENLETLDLSYNDLSGTIPPTFNNLTFLSKFSVAHNHLQGPIPSGGQFLSFPSSSFEGNLGLCRDNDIDNATPCKIVNNMRPSLSSGSSRKFSRGNVLGITISIGVGLALLLAIVVVRMSKRPEDKTIGSFDEEMNSRPQRLLSAEALVSSKLVLFQNADCKDLTVSDLLKATNNFNQSNIVGCGGFGLVYKAYLPNGTKAAVKRLSGDCGQMEREFQAEVEALSRAQHKNLVSLKGYCRHGNDRLLIYSYMENGSLDYWLHECVDETSALKWDIRLKIAQGAARGLAYLHKGCEPFVVHRDVKSSNILLDDKFEAHLADFGLSRLLQPYDTHVTTDLVGTLGYIPPEYSQTLTATFRGDVYSFGVVLLELLTGRRPVEVIKGKNCRNLVSWVYQMKYENNEQEIFDEAIWEKEREKQLLEVLSIACKCLDQDPRQRPSIEMVVSWLDSVRFDGSQQ; this is encoded by the coding sequence ATGGTGTTACCAAGATGTTTCTGGTTGAGACTCTTTCAGTTTTGTGTCTTGTCTTCCTTACTTTGTTTATCTCTGAGTCTTGATACTAGAACTCAATCTTGTGATCCTGGTGATTTATCAGCTCTGAAAGAGTTTGCAGGAAACCTTACAAATGGTTCCATTGTCAAACTATGGTCCAATGATAGTGTTTGCTGCAAATGGATTGGAGTTGTGTGTGGTGGTGATGATAATGGAGAATCTGTTACTAGAGTGACAAAATTGATCCTTTCCGAGATGAGTCTCAATGGAACAATTTCACCTTCTTTAGCAAAACTAGAATATCTCACTGTGTTGAATCTTTCATTCAATCATCTAGAAGGTAAATTGCCTCAAGAGTTATCAAAGTTGAAGAAGTTGAAGTTTCTTGATTTGAGCTATAACATGTTGTTAGGACCTGTTGCTGAGTCACTTTCTGGTTTGTCTTCCATTGAAGTGTTGAACATTTCAAGTAATTCATTTTCTGGAAACTTCTTGTTGTTTCACTCTGTGGAGTTTACACATCTTCTTGCTCTCAATGTGAGTAACAATTCATTCACTGGTAAATTCAGTTCTCAAATTTGCAATTCTTCAAAGGCTTTTCACACACTTGATTTATCTTTGAACCATTTTGATGGTGATCTTGAAGGTTTGAACAACTGCACTTTGTCTCTCaaaaggttgcatttggattcCAATTCATTTTCTGGCCATTTACCAGATTCATTGTATTCAATGTTAGCCTTGGAACAATTATCACTCTCTGCCAACAATTTTTCTGGCAAGTTAAGCAATAAGTTAAGTAAGCTTACTAGTCTAAAATCTCTTGTGGTTTCTGTGAACCGATTTTCGGGCGAAATCCCGAATGTTTTTGAGAATCTTTTGCAGTTAGAGCAATTAGTAGCGCATGCTAACTCATTTTCTGGACCATTACCTTCCACTTTGGCTTTATGCTCTAAGCTTATAGTGCTTGATCTTAAAAATAACTCTTTGTCGGGTTCAATCGATCTTAATTTCACCGGTTTAACTAGTATTCGATCGCTTGACCTTGCTAGTAATCATTTAACCGGTCCACTTCCCAGTTCCTTGTCCTTCTGCCGTGAATTGAAAGTTTTAAGCCTTGCTAGGAATGGTTTAAATGGTTCTATACCTGAAAGTTATGCCGAATTATCTTCTCTTTTGTTTGTATCTTTTTCAAACAACAGCTTAGAGAATTTATCTGGTGCACTTTCTGTTCTTCAGAAATGCAAAAATCTCACTACTCTTATCCTTACCAAGAATTTCCACGGCGAGGAAATTCCACAGAGTGTGCCAACAGCAGGATTTCAGAGTCTCATGGTGCTAGCACTCGGAAACTGTGGTCTTAAAAATCATATTCCTTCCTGGCTATTAAAATGCAGGAAATTGGCGGTACTTGATTTGTCTTGGAACTCTTTGAATGGTAGTATTCCTTCATGGATCGGTGAAATGGACGGTTTGTTCTATTTAGATTTCTCGAATAATTCTCTCTCGGGAGAAATACCGAAAAGTTTGACAGAGATGAAGGGACTCCTGTGCTCAAATTGTGGAAGACCGAATCTCGCTTCGAATGCTTTCATTCCGCTCTTTGTTAAAAGAAACACTAGTGCTAGTGGTTTGCAATATAATCAGGCTTCAAGTTTCCCTCCTTCGATTTTATTGAGCAATAACATGTTAAGTGGAAGCATATGGCCAGAAATCGGGAACTTGAAGGCACTTCATGTGTTGGATTTCAGCAGGAACAACATCAGTGGTAGCATTCCGAGTACTATTTCAGAGATGGAGAATCTGGAAACATTGGATTTGTCTTATAATGATCTATCTGGTACAATCCCTCCCACATTTAACAACCTAACGTTCTTGTCGAAATTTAGTGTGGCGCATAATCACTTACAAGGACCGATTCCGAGCGGAGGGCAGTTTTTAAGCTTCCCTAGTTCAAGCTTTGAGGGTAATTTGGGACTTTGCAGGGATAATGATATTGATAATGCTACTCCTTGCAAGATTGTTAACAATATGAGGCCTAGTTTGTCTTCTGGTTCGTCGAGAAAATTTAGTAGAGGCAATGTTCTTGGCATAACAATCAGCATCGGGGTAGGTCTTGCATTGCTTCTTGCAATTGTTGTGGTAAGAATGTCGAAGAGGCCAGAAGATAAAACTATCGGTAGCTTCGACGAAGAGATGAATAGTAGGCCACAAAGGTTATTATCAGCGGAAGCACTTGTTTCCTCCAAATTGGTGCTTTTTCAGAATGCAGATTGCAAGGATCTCACAGTTTCTGATTTGTTAAAAGCAACGAACAATTTCAACCAGTCGAATATTGTTGGTTGTGGCGGCTTCGGTCTTGTTTACAAGGCTTATCTTCCGAACGGCACAAAAGCGGCTGTCAAAAGGCTTTCTGGCGACTGCGGTCAGATGGAACGGGAGTTTCAAGCCGAAGTTGAGGCTCTCTCTCGAGCTCAACACAAGAACCTTGTTTCTCTTAAAGGCTATTGTCGGCACGGCAATGACAGGTTGCTAATTTACTCGTACATGGAAAATGGAAGCTTGGACTATTGGCTTCACGAGTGTGTGGATGAAACTTCAGCTCTCAAATGGGATATACGGCTCAAGATTGCACAAGGCGCGGCTCGAGGATTAGCTTACTTGCACAAAGGGTGTGAACCGTTTGTAGTGCACCGCGACGTTAAGTCGAGCAACATACTTTTGGATGATAAGTTCGAAGCTCATTTAGCCGATTTCGGCCTCTCAAGACTGCTTCAACCGTACGATACTCATGTCACAACAGATTTAGTAGGAACTTTAGGCTACATTCCTCCTGAATATAGTCAGACACTGACAGCAACGTTCCGCGGCGATGTCTATAGTTTCGGCGTCGTTCTTCTCGAGCTTCTTACCGGTAGAAGGCCTGTGGAAGTCATAAAGGGTAAAAATTGCAGGAATCTGGTGTCTTGGGTTTATCAAATGAAGTATGAAAACAATGAGCAGGAAATTTTTGATGAAGCCATTTGGGAAAAGGAAAGGGAGAAACAACTCTTGGAAGTGCTTTCCATTGCTTGTAAATGTCTTGACCAAGATCCAAGGCAAAGACCTTCTATTGAAATGGTTGTTTCATGGCTTGATAGTGTGAGATTTGATGGCTCTCAACAATGA